The DNA window TGCCAGAGATAGGGCAGATGGCCCTTGACGACGACCCAGACCAGAACCGCCAGGATCGCAACCAGCACCACCGCCCCCGCGATGAGCGGGATTGGCTGATCGATCGGAACTGCCGCCCAGCTCAGCTTACCGAACATTGGCAGCCCCATTCGCCGGCTTCGCCAGATTGTCCGTCAGCTGCGGTCCCGGACCCGGCGGGATCTTCTGGGTCGCGATAGCATCGAACAACCGGGGATCATCAAGCCGGTAGGTCGGCTTGTCCTTCGGGACCGACTGCTGCGCTAGAGCCGTGTAGCTGTCGGTATTCAAGACCTGATTGCTGCGGGCGGTGCTCGCGACCCAATCGGGAAATGCAAGCTGCGATATCACGTGCACGTCGAACAGCATGTCGGGAAAGCCGTCGCCGCTGAAATGTGCCGACAAGCCCTGATAGGTGCCCTCATTGTCGGCGCGGAGCTCCAGCCGCGTCACCATGCCGTTCATGGTGTAGATGATGCTTCCGAGTTGCGGGATGAAGAACGCGTTCATGACACTGCCGGAGGTCAGCTCGAAGTGAAGCGGCGCGCCGGCAGGCACGGTCAGGGTATTGACGGTCGCAATCCCCAGATCCGGATAGATGAAGAGCCATTTCCAGTCGAGCGAGACGGCCTGGATCCTGATTGGGCTTCCTGTCCCCTCCACCGGCTTGGCCGGATCCAGTTGGTGCGCGCCGATCCATGCGACACCGCCAAGCAGGATGATGGTCAGCGTCGGGATCGACCAGACCACGAGTTCGATGCGTCCCGAGTATTCCCAGTCCGGCTGATAGCGTGCGCGGGGATTGGATTGCCGAAACCAGTAAGCGAAGGCGAAAATGGCGATGATCGTCGGAATGACAATCGCGAGCATGATCGCGACGGAGTCGATCAGGATGGTTTTCTCGGCGGCAGCGATCGGGCCTTGCGGATCGAGGATATTCATCGGCACGCCAATCCCGATTTCCTGCTACCCAACCGTATCACGTCAGAACTTGTAATTCCATCCGATCCATTCGCAGAGACCGCGGCCCATCACGTCTTCGAGATCATTGCCCTTCAACCATGGCAATTCTTCGGTGAAGAAGGTCACGCATTGACGATAGCTGCAGGGCATCCGGGTGATGTCGGTGCCCCAGAACATCCGCCTCGGTCCGAACGCATCGAAAATGCGATGCAGCCCATCCTGGATGTTGCGGAATGGATAGGCTTGCGTCGAATAGTGCGGCGCGCCCGTCGCCTTGACGGCCACGTTGGGAAATTTCGCAAGCGTAACAAGCTCATCGAGATGGATGAAAGCCGCGGCGTCCTGGCCATGCCGGTTGAGGCCGCAATGATCGATGAGCATCCTGAGATCGGGATGGCGTTCGGCGATCTCGCGGAACTTGTGCAGAAACAGACCGCCCATCATGGCGATCGGCAAGCCCTCCTTCTCCGCGGCCGGCCACAGCCAATCAAGCGAGCCGTCATAAAGCCGCTTCTGCTGCGCCTCCAGCAGAAACGGCCAACGCAGGCCCATCATGCCCGGCTGGTTGCGCCAGCCATAAACCAGCTTGCGGTTCTCGGGCACGTCGAGCGAAAACTGGCCCATGATGGCGAAGCGGTCCGGATATTTCTGCGCCGCTGCAATGGCGAGCGCATTGGAATCGGGATCCCAGCCGCCGGGCGGATGGATCAGCGCGGCATCGACGCCGGCTTCATCCATTTCCTTCAACAGCTCCTCGGCGGTGAATTTCTCGACCTTGCGGTGCAGGCCGGAGGTCGGCACCACCGTCTTCGACCAGATGTGCACCTGCGCGTCGATAATCTTCATGGCGCCCCCCCACACGGCTCTTTTGAAGACGATCATGCACAAGCCGCGGCCGGACCACAACTCGGCTGCCAGCCATGCGTGGCGCGAGCGGCAACATGCAATTTCGCCAGAGGTTGCAGCGACCGCCCGGCGTCAGCGGCCTTCTCACCCCATGACGGCGTTGCTATCGTGAGCAAATAAAAAAGGAAAAAAGCGATGAAGGGATCCGAGGAGGATGCCGGCCTGGCCGGCAAGGTCGCGCTCGTGAGCGGCGGAGGCGCTGCGGGCGATGGCATTGGCAACGGCCGCGCCGCGGCGATCCTGCTGGCGCGCGCGGGTGTGAAGGTGCTGGTGGCCGATCGCGATCTCGGCCTGGCCGAACGCACCGTCGCAATGATCACCGCCGAGGGCGGCGTGGCAGCAGCCCATGCCGGCGACGTCACCAGCGAAGCCGATTGCGGGCGGTTGGTCGATGCTGCCGTGGACCGCTGGGGCCGGCTTGATTTCCTCGACAACAATGTCGGTATCGGTAGCCGCGGCAGCGTCGTCGATGAGAAGCCCGAGGAATATCGGCGGGTGATGCAGGTCAATGTCGAGAGCATGTTCCTGCTGTCGAAATACGCTATTCCCGCGATGATCAAGACCGCCAAGGGCGGCGCGATCGTCAACATCTCCTCGATCTCGGCGCTGCGGCCGCGCGGCCTCACCACCTATACGACCTCGAAGGCCGCGGTGATCGGCCTGACCCAGGCGATGGCGGTGGACCACGGCCGCGACAACATCCGCGTCAACTGCATCTGTCCCGGTCCGATGTACACGCCGATGGTCTATGCGCGCGGCATGAGCGAGGCGGCACGCAGCCAGCGCGCCAACGCTTCGGTGCTGAAGACCGAGGGTACCGGCTGGGACGTCGGCCACGCCGTCAAATTCCTGCTCAGCAACCACGCCCGTTACATCACCGGTCAGGTGCTGGTCGTCGACGGCGGCGTCACGTTGCAGGGCCCGGAACGCGATTCACGGGATCACTGATCACGCACAAGGGAGAACAACCAAAATGGCCCGCCTGCCCTATCTCGAGGCCGACCAGGTCGCGCCCGAATATCACGACATGCTCAAGCGCAACACCAATCTGCACAAGCTCCTGGTCAACTCGCCCGACATGGCGCGGGCGTTCAGCGGGATGGGCGGCTATATCCGTTTCAAGAGCAAGCTCGATCCGCGCTTGCGCGAACTTGCAATCCTCCAGGTCGGCTGGATGGAGAAGTCGGAATATGAATTCACCCATCATGTGAAGATCGGCAAGGAGTTCGGCGTCACCGACGCTGACATCGAGGGCATGATGGCCGAGACCGCGGGAAAGCCCTCCGGGCTCGAGCCGCTGGCGAAAGCGATCCTGAAAGGCGCCCGCGAGATGGTGCGCGAACTCGCGATGTCGGATGCGACCTTTGCCGAGATCAAGAAGGAACTGAGCAACGAGCACATGACCGATCTCGTGCTCACCATCGCCTTCTATTGCGCTGTCGTCCGCGTACTCGCCACCATGAAGATGGACAACGAGCCCTATTACAAAGAGGTACTGCAGCAGTACCCGATCCCGGGAGTGAACTGACATGCGTTTGCAAGATCGCGTCGCCATCGTCGTCGGCGCCGGCCAGAGTCCGGGCGAAGGCATCGGCAACGGCCGCGCCACCGCACTCACTTTCGCGCGCGAAGGCGCCAAGGTGCTGTGCGTGGATCATAACCTCGCTTCCGCCCAGGAAACGGTCGACATGATCGCGGCCAAGGGAGGCACCGCGGTGGCCTTCAAGGCTGACGTCACCCGGGATGCCGAAATCAAGGCCATGGTCGCCGACGCGCATGGCCGCTGGGGCCGCATCGATATCCTACACAACAATGTGGGCGTCAGCCTCTCCGGCGGCGACGCCGAACTGCTCGATATCACCGAGGAAGCGCTCGACCGTTGCATCGCGATCAACCTCAAGAGCTGCATTCTCGCCGCCAAGCACGTGATCCCGATCATGCGCGAACAAAAGAGCGGCGCCATCATCAACATCTCATCGATGGCCGTCATCACCAGCTACCCTTACGTCGCCTACAAGGCGACCAAGGCAGCCATGGTGTCGTTCACCGAGCAGCTCGCCTATCAGAACGCGCCATACGGCATTCGTGCCAACGTCATCCTGCCCGGCCTGATGAACACGCCGATGGCGGTCGACACCCGCGCCCGCGAGTTCAAGAAAAGCCGCGCCGAAGTCGAGGCCGAGCGCGATGCCAAGGTGCCGCTGCGCAAGAAGCAAGGCACCGGCTGGGACGTCGCCAACGCCGCGCTGTTTCTGGCGTCCGACGAAGCAAGCTTCATCACCGGCGTGACCCTGCCGGTCGACGGCGGCGCCAGCGTGCGGCGGGGCTAAGTTGCGAAGATAAGGACTCGACCAGGTGATGAAGCGGCGGAAATTTATCAAGATGGCCATCGGCTCGGCCTCGATGTGGCCGATGTTGTCCTATGCTGACACTTATCCTTCGCGACCCGTCACGCTCGTCGTGCCTTTTTCGGCCGGCGGCCCAACCGACGTGCTCGCTCGCCTGCTCTCGGAACGCATGGGAGCCGTCCTCGGCCAGACAGTTCTGGTCGAGAACGTGACCGGCGCCTCCGGCACGATTGCGGGCATGCGCGTGGCCCGCGCGGCGCCCGACGGCTACACCATCGGCATCGGCCATTGGGGCACCCACGTTCTCAACGGCGCCATCTACCCGCTGCAGTATGATCTGCTGCGGGATTTTGAACCGGTGGCGATGATCGCGAACGGCCCTCAACTCATCATCGCACGACCCACATTGCCGCCAACCGACCTGAAGCAACTGATCGCGTGGCTGAAGGACAATCCGAACAAGGCGACGGCGGGAACCGCTGGTCCCGGTTCTGGTGCGCATGTCAGCGGCGTTTTCTTCCAGAATTTGACCGGCACAAGCTTTTCGTTCGTGCCGTACCGCGGCGCCGGTCCCGCGCTGAACGATCTGATGGCCGGACATATCGACCTGATGTTCGACCAGGCCTCGAATTCCTTGTCTCAGGTTCGAGGAGGCACGGTCAAAGCCTACGCGGTGACAGCACAGTCACGGTTGGCGGCGGCACCAGATATTCCGACCGTGGATGAAGCCGGATTACCCGGACTGTACATCGCCTATTGGCACGGCGTTTGGGCGCCGAAGAATACGCCGGCTGAAGTCATTACAAAGTTGAACGCGGCGGTTGTGACAGCCTTGGCCGATCCGGCCCTGCGACAGCGGTTTGTCGAATTAGGCCAGGAGATTCCGCCGCTCGAAAAACAGAGTCCGGCCGCGCTCGGAAAACATCAGGAAGCAGAGATTGAGAAGTGGTGGCCGATCGTGAAGGCTGCAAACATCAGGGCCGATTTATAGCGCCATCGTGCGGCGCATCTCAGGTCGTCCGACGCCACATCGAGGGACGAGCCTTCACCGGATCCAGCAGCGACCAGTCGCCCTGCTCCAGCGCATACCCTTTCGGAAACGGTGGCCGCGGCTCCAGTCCGAGTGAACGGACCACGCGATCATCGCGATAGTAGCTTTGCAGTACCACGCGCACGAGCGCCGCCGCAGGCGCTCCGCCCGATGCGCGAAATTCCTTGGCCACGGCTTCACGCTGTGCCGCGCCGAGATCCGCAAGCGGCATTCCCGCGAGGCGTGCGAGATGATCGAGCGCCGCGCGGACCATCGCGATATCGCGGCCGAGCGTTGCGATCATGTCGGCCTGGATCTTCGCGTCGTCGGCGCCGGGCACATTGTATTCGCTGCTGGCCGGAATGATCATCGCAGCGACTGTGCGCAGATTGTCACGTTGCAAGGGTGTGAGAGCGTTGTCCGCTGACATGGCTATCTCAATCAAACAAATTGGCGAGGCGCGGCTTCATCTGGTCGGCGACGTAGAGCGCGATGGCCTGAATCGTGGACGTCGGATTCACGCCGCCTGAGGTGACGAACACGCTGCCATCGACGATGAACAGGTTTTTCACATCATGCGACCTGCCCCATTCATTGACCACGGAACGCGTGGGGTCGGTGCCCATCCGCGCCGTGCCGAGCAGATGCCAGCCGCCATACAGGATCGGACGGTTCACGCAGATATCGGTGGCGCCGGCGGCGGCGAGAATTTCCCTGCCGCGCGCAATGCCGTGTTCAAGCATTTTCGCACTGTTCTCGCCGATCGTGTAATCGACGCGTGGCGCCGGGATGCCGTGGCTGTCTTTCAACACGGGATCGAGCGTGACGCGGTTGTGCTCTTCCGGCAGATCCTCGCAGATCGCCGCGAGACCGAGCCGATGGCCGTTAAGCCGGCGGAATACCGCATGATGGTCCGCGCCCCAGGGCAACAGGCCCTTGGCCTCGCTGGTGACGGCCTCCATCACAGGTCCGATGCCGCGGCCGAACTGAAACGCATAGCCACGCACGAAGCCGCGCGCAGGATCGGTCTCGTAAAATTCCTTGCTCCACAGGCAGGTCGGCGGCGCGCGATTGCTGTCGGTCGGCTCATCGACATAGCCATAGAGCTGGGCATAAGGATGAAACATCAGGTTCTTGCCGACCAGCCCGCTGGAATTGGCAAGCCCATCCGGAAAACGGCTGGAGGCTGAATTCAGCAGTAGCCGCGGCGTACCGACACCGTTGCAGGCGATCACAACCACTTCGGCCGGCTGGAACTGCTCGATGCCATCCTTGTCGTAATACACCACGCCCGACGCCATGCCGTGCTCATTGGTCGTGATCTCGCGGACCCGGCAATGCGTGCGCAGCTCGACGCCGGCGCGCAACGCGGCCGGCCAGTAGGTGATATCCGTGCTCGCCTTGGCGCCTTGCGCGCAGGCCGGCGTGCAATGGCCGAGATTGATGCAGCGCGCGCGTCCCTCATAGTCGGTGGTTGCGACCGTCGTATCTGAAGGCCACCAGTGCCAGCCGAGCTTGTTCATGGCCTTCGCCAGACGGGCGCCGGAACGGCCCAGCGGCTGCGGCGGCATCGGTGGCGCGGTCAGCGGCGAGGCCGGATCGCCGGCCAGACCGGAGACACCCATCATCCGGTCGTTCTCGGCAAAGAACGGTGCCAGCATGTCGTAATCGATCGGCCAGTCATCGGCTACGCCATCGAGCGTGCGGACGCGAAAGTCGGACGGATGCAGGCGCGGGAAATGCGCCGTGTACATGATGGTGCTGCCGCCGACGCCGTTGAAGTTCAACACCTTGATCGGCGAATTGTCGTCGTTGACGGGATAATCCTCGGCCCGCGCGCGGATGTTGGGGCTCGGCGAATAGTCGCCATAGAAGCGCGCTTCCCAGTCCCGACCCGCGCTGGGGTATTTGGCGGGGTTCATCCAGTCGCCCTGCTCGAGGCAGAGGATGTGCATCCTGGTGTCGGCGAGGCTCCACGCGACCGCAGCCCCCGATGCCCCGGCGCCAATGATCAGGACGTCGACGGGCTCGTTCATTCCAGCATCCCCCGCTTTCGACCGGCTCAGGCTCGATCCGGCCCGATGCGCACCAATTGCTTGCCGAAATTGGCGCCCTTGAGAAGCCCCATGAACGCAGCGGGCGCATTCTCCAGGCCCTCGGTGACGAACTCGCGATGCCTGACCTTGCCTTCGCGCACCCATTGCGACATGTCGCGCAGGAAATCCGCGTGACGCGCGGCGAAATCGCTGACGATAAAGCCCCTGATCGTCAGGCGCTTGGTCAGCACGGCGCGCATCAGGGATGACGCCCATTTCGGCGCTTTGGCCTCGGTGTCGTTGTAATGCGCGATCAGGCCGCAGACGGGAACGCGCGCGAACGGATTGAGCAGCGGAAACACCGCCTCGAACACCGCGCCGCCGACATTCTCGAAATAGACGTCGATGCCTTTCGGACAGGCATCTTTCAGTTTCGCCGCCAGATTGGGATCGCGGTGATCGAGGCAATCGTCGAAGCCAAGTTCTTTTTTGACGTAGTCGCACTTGTCCTTGCCGCCGGCGATGCCCACCGCCCGCGCGCCCTTGATCCTTGCGATCTGGCCCACGGCCGAGCCGACCGCGCCGGAGGCGGCCGCGACCACGACGGTTTCGCCGGCTTGCGGCTTTCCGATATCGAGCAATCCCGTATAGGCGGTCATGCCGGGCATGCCGAGCACGCCGACCGCGGTCGAGACCGGTCCAAGTTTCGGATCGATCTTGGTCAGCGCCTTGCCATCCAAGAGTGCATGCGTCTGCCAGCCCGCGCGCGACAGCACGATATCGCCCTTGTCAAAGCCCGGATTATTCGATGCGATCACCTCGGAGACCGTGCCGCCCTCCATCACGCCGCCGATCGGCACCGGCGTCGCATAGGACGGGCCGTCGCTCATGCGCCCGCGCATATAGGGATCGAGCGACAACCAGATGGTGCGCAGCAGGACCTGGCCCTCGCCGGGTGTTGGCGGCGCGTATTCCTCGATACGGAAATCCGACGCCTTGGGCTCGCCCACGGGGCGAGAAACCAGAACCACGCGCTTTGCTGGTTGTGACATGATGGTCTCCTCCGATTTTTATTGGTTCGACGATAACACGGCGCGCGAGCGCGCCAATACTAGGTCGTGATTTTTGCAAGCACGGCGTCGAACGCTGCCGACGCGCTCGGCAGATCCTTGAACGCGCGAACCAGCCGCGATCCGCCAAGATCCTTTTCCGGAATACCCGGCCTGATCTCGGAAAACGGCTTGCCGCCCTCGATCATCGCGGCGGGCGCGCTGACCTGAAATTCATGGTCCTCGATCGGCGCATCCTTCAACAGCCAGACACCGAGCGTCACGACATCGTTGCCGCGCCGGTACGAAATATAGCGGTCGACCGCCACCGTGCCGTCTCTTTGATGTCCGCCGAGCTTGGCATATCCCTTGGCATCCAGCAGCTTGTGCGATCGAAAGCCCTTGATCCCGGTCGACTTTGCTTTGGCGGTTTCTTCGGACAAATCGTATTTCTCGGCCATCTGCTTGCCGACCGTGGCAAGCTGGCCGGACATCTCGTGCTCGAATTCCTTCAGTTCGGTGCGCGGTTTCGACGTCTTGCGGGGTTTGGCGGCGTCCCGCTTTTCCAGTTCAGTGGTGCATTTTGCGATCAGATCGGTCGCAGATTTGCGCTCCGCATTGACCAGCAGATTCTTCAGATCCTGATCTGAGAGCGCAGCAATCCTGTCGTCTGACCAATCGACCATGATGACCAACTTCTTTCGAATGATGTTGAGATAAATCGTTCTGACAACCGCGGCACGGAAACGACTTAAATCGCCGCATGAAGCGCCGTAACGCGGCTCAAACAGTACCGCGTTTCACCGGCCTTGTGGTGGGCAATTTAGGCCTGAGGCCCTATGCCCCGCCGGGGTAATTCGGGCTTTCGCGCGTGATGGTGACATCGTGGACGTGGCTTTCGCGCAAGCCGGCGCCGGTGATGCGCACGAACTGCGCCTTCTCGTGAAACTCGGCGAGGTTCTTCGCGCCGACATAGCCCATCGCCGCGCGCAAACCGCCGGCGAGCTGATGCATGACGTTGCCGACCGGACCCTTGTAAGGCACCTGGCCTTCGATGCCCTCCGGCACCAGCTTGAGCGTATCCTTGATGTCCTGCTGGAAGTAGCGGTCGGCGGAGCCGCGCGCCATTGCACCGACCGAGCCCATGCCACGATAGGCCTTGTAGGAGCGGCCCTGCCACAGAAACACTTCGCCCGGCGTCTCGTCGGTGCCGGCGAGCAAGGAGCCGACCATGGCGATGTCGGCGCCGGCGGCAAGCGCCTTGGCGAGATCGCCAGAATATTTGATGCCGCCATCGGCAATCACGGGCACATTGACTTTCTTGGCGGCTTCGACCGCATCCATGATCGCGGTCAGTTGCGGCACGCCGACGCCGGCCACGATCCGGGTGGTGCAGATCGAACCAGGACCAATGCCGACCTTGATCGCATCGGCGCCCGCATCGATCAGCGCCTGCGCGCCCTCTTGGGTGGCGATGTTGCCGGCGATGACCTGCACCGCATTGGAGAGCCGCTTGATGCGGTTGACGGCTTCGAGCACGCGCGAGGAATGGCCATGCGCGGTGTCGACGACGATCACATCGACGCCGGCATCGATCAGCCGCTCGGTGCGCTCATAACCGCCTTCGCCGACGGTGGTCGCGGCCGCGACCCGCAGCCGGCCCTGCGCGTCCTTGCAGGCCAGCGGATGCGCAACCGCCTTTTCCATGTCTTTTACGGTGATCAATCCGACGCAGCGATACTGATCGTCGACGACCAGCAGCTTTTCGATGCGGTGCTGGTGCAGCATCCGCTTCGCTTCGTCCTGGCTGACGCCCTCGCGCACCGTCACGAGGTTTTCATGCGTCATCAGTTCCGAGATTTTCTGTCGTGGATCCGTCGCAAACCGAACGTCGCGATTGGTGAGAATACCGACCAGCTTGCCGGGCACGCCCTTGCTGGCCCCGGTGACCACCGGAATGCCGGAAAATCCGTGATCGGTCATCAGCGACAGCGCATCCGACAGCATCGCGTCGGGACCGATGGTCAGGGGATTGACGACCATTCCGGATTCGAACTTCTTCACCTGCCGCACCTGGGCGGCCTGGCCGTCGACGTCGAAATTGCGGTGGATGACGCCGATCCCGCCCGACTGCGCCATCGCGATCGCCATGCGCGCCTCGGTGACGGTATCCATCGCGGACGCAATGATGGGAATGTTGAGCGGTATGGCGCGGGTAACGTAGGAGCGGATATCGGCCTCAGAAGGCAGAATGTCCGAAAGGCCGGGTCTCAGAAGCACGTCGTCAAACGTATAGGCTTCGCGTATCCCCGGAAGTCCCTGCATCA is part of the Bradyrhizobium canariense genome and encodes:
- the cyoA gene encoding ubiquinol oxidase subunit II, giving the protein MNILDPQGPIAAAEKTILIDSVAIMLAIVIPTIIAIFAFAYWFRQSNPRARYQPDWEYSGRIELVVWSIPTLTIILLGGVAWIGAHQLDPAKPVEGTGSPIRIQAVSLDWKWLFIYPDLGIATVNTLTVPAGAPLHFELTSGSVMNAFFIPQLGSIIYTMNGMVTRLELRADNEGTYQGLSAHFSGDGFPDMLFDVHVISQLAFPDWVASTARSNQVLNTDSYTALAQQSVPKDKPTYRLDDPRLFDAIATQKIPPGPGPQLTDNLAKPANGAANVR
- a CDS encoding amidohydrolase family protein; this translates as MKIIDAQVHIWSKTVVPTSGLHRKVEKFTAEELLKEMDEAGVDAALIHPPGGWDPDSNALAIAAAQKYPDRFAIMGQFSLDVPENRKLVYGWRNQPGMMGLRWPFLLEAQQKRLYDGSLDWLWPAAEKEGLPIAMMGGLFLHKFREIAERHPDLRMLIDHCGLNRHGQDAAAFIHLDELVTLAKFPNVAVKATGAPHYSTQAYPFRNIQDGLHRIFDAFGPRRMFWGTDITRMPCSYRQCVTFFTEELPWLKGNDLEDVMGRGLCEWIGWNYKF
- a CDS encoding SDR family NAD(P)-dependent oxidoreductase yields the protein MKGSEEDAGLAGKVALVSGGGAAGDGIGNGRAAAILLARAGVKVLVADRDLGLAERTVAMITAEGGVAAAHAGDVTSEADCGRLVDAAVDRWGRLDFLDNNVGIGSRGSVVDEKPEEYRRVMQVNVESMFLLSKYAIPAMIKTAKGGAIVNISSISALRPRGLTTYTTSKAAVIGLTQAMAVDHGRDNIRVNCICPGPMYTPMVYARGMSEAARSQRANASVLKTEGTGWDVGHAVKFLLSNHARYITGQVLVVDGGVTLQGPERDSRDH
- a CDS encoding carboxymuconolactone decarboxylase family protein, with product MARLPYLEADQVAPEYHDMLKRNTNLHKLLVNSPDMARAFSGMGGYIRFKSKLDPRLRELAILQVGWMEKSEYEFTHHVKIGKEFGVTDADIEGMMAETAGKPSGLEPLAKAILKGAREMVRELAMSDATFAEIKKELSNEHMTDLVLTIAFYCAVVRVLATMKMDNEPYYKEVLQQYPIPGVN
- a CDS encoding SDR family NAD(P)-dependent oxidoreductase, which codes for MRLQDRVAIVVGAGQSPGEGIGNGRATALTFAREGAKVLCVDHNLASAQETVDMIAAKGGTAVAFKADVTRDAEIKAMVADAHGRWGRIDILHNNVGVSLSGGDAELLDITEEALDRCIAINLKSCILAAKHVIPIMREQKSGAIINISSMAVITSYPYVAYKATKAAMVSFTEQLAYQNAPYGIRANVILPGLMNTPMAVDTRAREFKKSRAEVEAERDAKVPLRKKQGTGWDVANAALFLASDEASFITGVTLPVDGGASVRRG
- a CDS encoding tripartite tricarboxylate transporter substrate-binding protein, yielding MAIGSASMWPMLSYADTYPSRPVTLVVPFSAGGPTDVLARLLSERMGAVLGQTVLVENVTGASGTIAGMRVARAAPDGYTIGIGHWGTHVLNGAIYPLQYDLLRDFEPVAMIANGPQLIIARPTLPPTDLKQLIAWLKDNPNKATAGTAGPGSGAHVSGVFFQNLTGTSFSFVPYRGAGPALNDLMAGHIDLMFDQASNSLSQVRGGTVKAYAVTAQSRLAAAPDIPTVDEAGLPGLYIAYWHGVWAPKNTPAEVITKLNAAVVTALADPALRQRFVELGQEIPPLEKQSPAALGKHQEAEIEKWWPIVKAANIRADL
- a CDS encoding GMC family oxidoreductase, with the protein product MNEPVDVLIIGAGASGAAVAWSLADTRMHILCLEQGDWMNPAKYPSAGRDWEARFYGDYSPSPNIRARAEDYPVNDDNSPIKVLNFNGVGGSTIMYTAHFPRLHPSDFRVRTLDGVADDWPIDYDMLAPFFAENDRMMGVSGLAGDPASPLTAPPMPPQPLGRSGARLAKAMNKLGWHWWPSDTTVATTDYEGRARCINLGHCTPACAQGAKASTDITYWPAALRAGVELRTHCRVREITTNEHGMASGVVYYDKDGIEQFQPAEVVVIACNGVGTPRLLLNSASSRFPDGLANSSGLVGKNLMFHPYAQLYGYVDEPTDSNRAPPTCLWSKEFYETDPARGFVRGYAFQFGRGIGPVMEAVTSEAKGLLPWGADHHAVFRRLNGHRLGLAAICEDLPEEHNRVTLDPVLKDSHGIPAPRVDYTIGENSAKMLEHGIARGREILAAAGATDICVNRPILYGGWHLLGTARMGTDPTRSVVNEWGRSHDVKNLFIVDGSVFVTSGGVNPTSTIQAIALYVADQMKPRLANLFD
- a CDS encoding NADP-dependent oxidoreductase is translated as MSQPAKRVVLVSRPVGEPKASDFRIEEYAPPTPGEGQVLLRTIWLSLDPYMRGRMSDGPSYATPVPIGGVMEGGTVSEVIASNNPGFDKGDIVLSRAGWQTHALLDGKALTKIDPKLGPVSTAVGVLGMPGMTAYTGLLDIGKPQAGETVVVAAASGAVGSAVGQIARIKGARAVGIAGGKDKCDYVKKELGFDDCLDHRDPNLAAKLKDACPKGIDVYFENVGGAVFEAVFPLLNPFARVPVCGLIAHYNDTEAKAPKWASSLMRAVLTKRLTIRGFIVSDFAARHADFLRDMSQWVREGKVRHREFVTEGLENAPAAFMGLLKGANFGKQLVRIGPDRA
- the guaB gene encoding IMP dehydrogenase; the protein is MALMQGLPGIREAYTFDDVLLRPGLSDILPSEADIRSYVTRAIPLNIPIIASAMDTVTEARMAIAMAQSGGIGVIHRNFDVDGQAAQVRQVKKFESGMVVNPLTIGPDAMLSDALSLMTDHGFSGIPVVTGASKGVPGKLVGILTNRDVRFATDPRQKISELMTHENLVTVREGVSQDEAKRMLHQHRIEKLLVVDDQYRCVGLITVKDMEKAVAHPLACKDAQGRLRVAAATTVGEGGYERTERLIDAGVDVIVVDTAHGHSSRVLEAVNRIKRLSNAVQVIAGNIATQEGAQALIDAGADAIKVGIGPGSICTTRIVAGVGVPQLTAIMDAVEAAKKVNVPVIADGGIKYSGDLAKALAAGADIAMVGSLLAGTDETPGEVFLWQGRSYKAYRGMGSVGAMARGSADRYFQQDIKDTLKLVPEGIEGQVPYKGPVGNVMHQLAGGLRAAMGYVGAKNLAEFHEKAQFVRITGAGLRESHVHDVTITRESPNYPGGA